The DNA sequence CTGTTTGGCGAGCGTATCGGCGGCCAACGCATGGCGCTGATCGGGCTGGGCTTCATCGGCGCGCTGATGGTGGCGCAGCCCACCATGCAAGGCATTTCGATCTATGCCTTGCTGGCGCTCGGCAACGCGACGTTCGCCGCCGCGCGCGATCTGGCCGGCCGCAAGATCGCCGCCGAAGTGCCAGGAATGATCGTGGCGATCTCGGCGGTCGTCGTGGTCCTGATCGGCGCAGGCGCCGCGCACCTGGTTTCCGAGCGCTGGGTGGCGCCGGAGGCGCACCACCTGATGCTGATGGCGGGAGCCGGTTTCTTCCTGATCTTCGGCCACTTCTTCATCTTCATGGCCTATCGCGTCGGGCCGACCGGCGCGGTGGCGCCGTTCTATTACTGCTTCACGGTCTGGGCCGTCATTTCGGGGCTGCTGGTGTTCGGGCAATTCCCCAATGCACTGGCGGTCTGCGGCATCCTGCTGGTTGTCGCCAGCGGGCTGACCATCGTGTCGCTGGACCAGCGCAAGCGTCGGCTGGCCGTGGTCGCCTGATCCGCGGCGGCGCACCGGCATAATAGCTTCCGACACCGTGAGCGCGGTCAGCACCGACGGCGGATCATCGCAATTCAGAATTCGGCAGCCGATAATCCGCCGATCGCGTCTAGATGGTCCGCTTGCCAGCGAACTGATGATAGGCCCACAACACCACGACGGCACCCACGACGGCGACGATCAGGCTATAGATGTTGAGGCCGGTCACACCCGAAGCACCGAAGGCGCTGAAGATCAGCCCGCCGACAATGGCGCCGACAATGCCGAGCACGATATCCATGATCATGCCCTGACCGGTCTTGTTGACGATCTTACTGCCAATGAACCCGGCAATGACGCCGAGAATGATCCAGCTGATGATACCCATTTTTTCCTCTCCATTCCTCCGCCAACCGGACATTTTCATATGATTGTCAAAAGCTCAAGCCAGCTTGAAATTCCCCCCGAATGCGCCATTGTTGAAGACGGGCTGGGCTTGGTTGAAATGGAGGATCCACTATGGGACTTTTTGACAACGCCGTTCCCGGCGGCAATATCACCAAACCGCTGATGATCGCGCTCGGTGCGCTGCTGGTTGGGAAGATGCTGAGCGGCAGAAGCGCCGAACAGCCGGACCAGGCTCAGGCGCCGGCGCCCGCCGATCCCACGCCTGTCGGAACCGCGTCCGGTGACGGTGGGCTGCTCGGCGGACTGGGCGGGCTGCTCGACAAGCTCAAGAACGCCGGCCATGGCAATGTCGCCGACTCCTGGGTCGGCACCGGGCAGAACCAGTCAATCGGGGCCAATGAGTTGGGCAACGCGATCGGACCGCAGGTCATTCGCGAGATCGCCCAAAGGACGGGGCTCGACGAGCAGGAGCTGCTCAAGCAGCTATCGGCCGCCTTGCCCGGCATCGTCGACAAGCTGACCCCGAACGGCCAGGTACCGCAACAGCACCAGGTCGCCTCCGCCTTCAACAGCTGACGCGGCGCCCACCAATGCCTGAAGCGCTGCGCGCCTGCCGCGCAGTGTTTCGGCTTGCCGGTTGTTTCGCTGAAAATCTGGAGCGGGTAGCGGGAATCGAACCCGCATATTCAGCTTGGAAGGCTGCTGCTCTACCACTGAGCTATACCCGCGCCTTGCACTGAAGTATCGGATTTCCCGGAAAAGCGCCATGCGCTTTCGCCTCCGATGCTTTCACGTTTCAGGGCTTCCGGCCGGCAGTGGTGGAGAGGGTTGGATTCGAACCAACGTAGGCTAAGCCAACGGATTTACAGTCCGTCCCCTTTAACCACTCGGGCACCTCTCCAGTCTGCCGCCGGAGCCATGCAACGAGGCATTCTTGCCGATCCGGACCCGAGATAGATGTCTTCTCCGAAACCAGCGAAGCGCCTTATGGCGGCAAGGCCATTGGGTGTCAACCGCGCGGCCACGGTTTTTCGATGTTGTTCGCCGGCTGCGGCGACAGGGCATATCCTTGGCCGGAGGAGACGGCTATAGAAGCCGGCCATGAGCAACAATTCCAACACCCCCAAAGACACCCATTACGCCAAGCTGCGCCGCGCCTTTCGCGACGAGAAGAGCGGCGGCGCGCCGGCGTTCAAGCCACGGCAACCAGTGCCACCAGGCGAAAACGCAGCCGACGGGCTGGTGCGACTCTATGGCCTGCATACGGTGCGCGCGGCACTCGACAATCCGCGCCGCCGGATCAAGAAAATGCTGGTGACGCGCAATGCGGCCGAACGGCTTGAGATCGCCGATCTCGCCGCCCTGCCCTTCAAGGCTGAACTGGTCGAACCCAGGGACATCGACAAGATTACCGGATCGGACGCTGTGCACCAGGGGGTGCTGATCGAGGCCGAGCCGCTGAAGCCCAAGCGCCTCGACGCACTTGGCGACACAAGGCTGGTGCTGGTGCTCGACCAGGTCACCGACCCGCACAATGTCGGCGCCATGCTGCGTTCGGCGGTCGCTTTCGGCGCTGGCGCGCTGATCACCACGGCGCGCCACAGCCCGCAGGAATCAGGCGTGCTGGCAAAATCCGCCTCCGGTGCGCTTGAGCATATCGACCAGGTCGAGGTGAAGAACCTCGCCGATGCGCTCGGCCAGTTGCACGAAGCGGGCTTCCAGACCATCGGGCTCGATTCGGACGGGCCGGCTGAGCTCGAAACCAGCTTTGCCGGCGACAGGATCGCTTTGGTGCTCGGCGCCGAGGGCAAGGGGCTGCGGCAGAAGACGCGCGAGACGGTGACAACGCTGGCCCGCCTCGACATGCCCGGCGCCATCCGCTCGCTCAATGTGTCGAACGCGGCGGCGGTGAGCCTTTATGCGGCGCGGGCATTTCTGAAGCGCGGCTGACTGGAAGCGGCAAGCCTCCCGCCAGAAATCAAAACGGGTCCCGGCGATGCTTGCCGGAACCCGTTGCTGGGTTAAGACGGAAATTGACGGCCTGGGAACGTTACGCCGCCCTCTTCCGACCCTATGCCGGTTTGATTTCTCTTGCCTCCTTGCCGATTTCGAAATTCGCCATCCGCTCCAGCGCCCTCACCAGCGCGGAATGATCTTCCTTCGCGCCGCCATTGGCGGCGCAGGAATTGAACAGTTGCTGGGCGGTCGAGGTGTTGGGCAGCGACACACCAAGCGCCTTCGCACCCTCCAGCGCCAGGTTGAGATCCTTCTGGTGCAGTTCGATGCGAAAGCCGGGCGCGAAGGTGCGCTTGACCATGCGCTCGCCATGTACTTCGAGAATGCGCGAGGCGGC is a window from the Mesorhizobium australicum WSM2073 genome containing:
- a CDS encoding DMT family transporter → MHFIPTAVRGPLFMIVSTGSYLVNDTMMKLATSGLPSYEVLFLRGAAATLWGLPLLFALGYGKQIPLIFDRRVLRRNLLELAAILCYVVALANMQIADSTALGQITPLLMLVGSSILFGERIGGQRMALIGLGFIGALMVAQPTMQGISIYALLALGNATFAAARDLAGRKIAAEVPGMIVAISAVVVVLIGAGAAHLVSERWVAPEAHHLMLMAGAGFFLIFGHFFIFMAYRVGPTGAVAPFYYCFTVWAVISGLLVFGQFPNALAVCGILLVVASGLTIVSLDQRKRRLAVVA
- a CDS encoding GlsB/YeaQ/YmgE family stress response membrane protein, translating into MGIISWIILGVIAGFIGSKIVNKTGQGMIMDIVLGIVGAIVGGLIFSAFGASGVTGLNIYSLIVAVVGAVVVLWAYHQFAGKRTI
- a CDS encoding YidB family protein, which translates into the protein MGLFDNAVPGGNITKPLMIALGALLVGKMLSGRSAEQPDQAQAPAPADPTPVGTASGDGGLLGGLGGLLDKLKNAGHGNVADSWVGTGQNQSIGANELGNAIGPQVIREIAQRTGLDEQELLKQLSAALPGIVDKLTPNGQVPQQHQVASAFNS
- a CDS encoding TrmH family RNA methyltransferase — protein: MSNNSNTPKDTHYAKLRRAFRDEKSGGAPAFKPRQPVPPGENAADGLVRLYGLHTVRAALDNPRRRIKKMLVTRNAAERLEIADLAALPFKAELVEPRDIDKITGSDAVHQGVLIEAEPLKPKRLDALGDTRLVLVLDQVTDPHNVGAMLRSAVAFGAGALITTARHSPQESGVLAKSASGALEHIDQVEVKNLADALGQLHEAGFQTIGLDSDGPAELETSFAGDRIALVLGAEGKGLRQKTRETVTTLARLDMPGAIRSLNVSNAAAVSLYAARAFLKRG